Proteins encoded in a region of the Paenibacillus sp. W2I17 genome:
- a CDS encoding MoxR family ATPase, translated as MEIQGMERMNQQLMDHVGKVIVGKEHTIELVMTAIIASGHVLLEDVPGTGKTMLAKSVASSLDCTFQRIQFTPDLLPSDLTGIHFFNQKEGDFEFRPGPLFANLVLADEINRATPRTQSSLLECMEERQISIDGSTRQLERPFIVIATQNPVDNQGTFPLPEAQMDRFMMKIRMGYPSSEESVEILRRTVASRSVDDLSAVISREELLKAQDTYKTVQINEDLLRYIIQLTEATRQHPELSLGVSPRGAQALLKASQAWAALHGRDFVLPDDIKVLAEPVLAHRLVFRNRIRQQEGLAERIIQELLNQTEVPTENLATSGR; from the coding sequence TGACAGCGATCATAGCGTCAGGACATGTGCTGCTGGAGGATGTACCGGGTACCGGGAAAACGATGCTCGCCAAATCGGTAGCCTCTTCATTGGACTGCACATTCCAACGGATACAGTTTACACCGGACTTGCTGCCCTCTGACTTAACAGGAATTCATTTTTTTAATCAAAAAGAAGGGGATTTTGAATTCCGACCCGGCCCCTTGTTTGCCAATCTTGTACTAGCCGATGAGATTAATCGGGCTACACCGCGTACACAATCAAGCTTGCTGGAGTGCATGGAAGAGCGCCAGATCAGTATTGACGGTTCAACGAGACAGCTGGAACGGCCATTTATCGTTATCGCCACCCAGAACCCTGTAGATAACCAGGGAACTTTTCCGCTACCTGAAGCGCAGATGGATCGTTTTATGATGAAAATTCGCATGGGTTATCCAAGCAGTGAAGAGAGTGTAGAAATTTTGAGACGTACGGTAGCCAGTCGTTCAGTTGATGATCTCTCGGCAGTGATCAGTCGTGAAGAACTTTTGAAGGCGCAGGATACGTATAAAACAGTGCAAATCAACGAAGATTTGCTACGATATATCATTCAGTTAACCGAAGCAACAAGGCAACATCCCGAGCTCTCGCTTGGCGTAAGTCCACGAGGGGCTCAGGCATTACTCAAGGCAAGTCAGGCCTGGGCTGCGCTGCATGGCAGAGACTTTGTTTTGCCTGATGATATTAAAGTTCTGGCGGAACCTGTGCTGGCCCACCGACTTGTATTCCGTAACCGGATCAGACAACAAGAGGGCTTGGCTGAGCGTATCATCCAGGAACTTCTGAATCAGACAGAAGTGCCTACGGAGAATCTCGCTACAAGCGGGCGTTAA